In the genome of Arachis stenosperma cultivar V10309 chromosome 6, arast.V10309.gnm1.PFL2, whole genome shotgun sequence, the window AACTATAAGAATATCAAACTGTGTATAAGATATTCCAACTTTATATGGTTCCTATTTCAAAATTTTAGCATCAGGCTTATATTAGAAAAACAATTCTGGGTTCCTAAAACAGGATAATGCAACTCTGACTTTAATCATTGCAAGGGGAATTCCTTTGGTGTATATGCACGTGGATAGGGGAGGGGAAATAGAGGATTTGCTGGATGATCAAACTTCCAATATGATCATCACAATTACTCTAATCCTGAAGAATGTGGACCATAACAATTGGGCTACGAAAATTTGGAGTACAGAAATTTTATCACTATTAAGCAACAGTAAGCTTTTCTCTACCCCGTAAAATAACCAAAATAATATGAGGATTAGATCCCAAACCTTGAGGACAACACCAGCTCCAAACCATACATCGCCTGCCACTTTTAAGCTGTCGAGCTCAACTATACTAGGGATTGACTTAAAACGATTCAAGAAGTTGCTAACCTGTGAACGAGATTGGGAACATCAATAATTGCATTAACCATGTTATACAATGTAGTCGGTGTTATATAGATCTTAACCTTCTTAAATTCTGGCCCCAACTCAATAGATGGGTTTTCTGGATTTGCCCTTGCTGGGTTCCTAGTAACAAATCCATCCTGTAAAGTGTAGAGGTCGGACtgcaaaacaagaaaaactacaTTTAACGAAAGATCAAGTACCAATCAATTTCCAATCACTTGAATAAAAAAACCATAACCTGGACAAGCAGCAAATCTGAAGTTGCCTTCACCGGAAGGAAGCGGGATCGAGGAACATTAATTCCAATAGCCTTGTCAAAGAACTGTTAAGAGAGAGAAATGTCAGAGCACTAAACAGTTTCAACATTAAGATCATTTTAGTAACATGTTAATATGCATTCAGTACCCTTATTGCTGCACCAGCTGCAGTTTCTAGCTGAAGAACTTTTACTCCATCAACTTCCTAAAACTCACGTGTCAGCAATTTTCTAAATAAAATGGAAAGATGAGCTATTTCACATCTATAAGTATGCAATATACACCTTTGGATTAGGAATAATCTCCATCTTAAGAGCATCAGCTTCAACAAGTCTTTTAACTGCCTTCAAGTTCACCCACCTGTAAATTGTATGTTATCAATACCCCAAAAGAGCATATAATCTAAAATAACTAGATAGCTAACCAAAAAACATACAAATTATTTGTGTTGAAAATTTTGAACTTCTCGATCGACTTGAATTCATTGACCTGCATAAAAGATAGCATCATATGTTAAAGAAATAATTGTTGTGTCAATCAAAGTTCTAGacttgtatttggaacatgattctAACTTAAATTCCTAATATAGGTGTCATTATCAAGCAAAATCATCTTAAACCATCAATGTTTATAGTGCATAAATGATGATGGGAATTATTTTAACAACTGATGATTGTATTTCATATCATCGATGGTTATCAGTTAGTAGCAGCTGAATATTCATATATGTCTAGTAATAAGTGCTCCTGAATTTCTAATTTCCTATCATGGGAGACACCATTTCCTACTTCATTAGAGAAACCGGAAAACAGAGCTCATCAtagaaaataactaaataatgCCCTAAAGCAATTTCCCCCCTCCACTTGGGAACTAGGGATGATTCAAAAGAGAATATGAGAGAGATTAGTAGCTCACGTGTTCATCTGGGACTTGGGCAATCTCCAGCAACTGCATTAGAGAATCAAAGATAAGCATCACTTATTGACACTATTGCAAATTTCGAATGGACAATAcagttttaaaattttgttttaaggCACAGAAACCAAAAATGCTTTAGAGCGGGGCAATTATCAAACTAGCAAGCAAAATATCTTTCCCCTTCGAATTTTCAGATAAAATTTGTGGAGGATTTATTAACAGGAGCAGTTTTTAAGTTAGACATTTGCAACCATCACAGTACAGATTTAATCAGCTAAATCTTGATTGAGAAGTGGTGATTCAGCAATGGTTACGTGCCTGAACTCTTCCTTCATAAGAAATCAAAGTGCCACCCTTCACATCAGCCAATGTTTTGGGAGTCACCTGCATAACAGGCAccaaaaaatataagtaaattAATCAAAATCATGTGAGGTCTACAGCTCAAAGGCAGTTGCTGATGATAATGATCGTTCTTCACCTCCATGCAGTATTCATTCTTGTTCTGGATCAAATGATTTAAGATTTCTAAATTAACCAGTCAAGGAGGCTGGATGATACTAAAGGTACCACCTTCATATAGAATTGAAAAGCAGTACAACCAAAAATGAAGCAGCGCGGAATATTAAATAAGGATACTCAAATCAACTACAGCACCCAAGTTATCTGAATTGGCAACAAACACGTACTCCTTACCCTGTAAGAGGGAAAAAATGGGGGGAAAACAGTGATAGCTACGATtcttaaaaggaaaaaaagggTGAAATATAAGACTTTGTCCAtccacaaataaaaataaattgagttCTGGTGTAAACCTGTGACAATAGTGCATCAAGTTTTCCACTATTCAGTAATGATGGGAAGACATCTCCATGGCCAGGAGGGTACCTATGCATGAAGGAATTACTCATAAACCAAGCTTAGGAAGCTATGAGCAAAGACATGCTCAAAGGCCAAAGTTATGGCAGCTGACTAACGAACACACGACAAATtccacaacaacaacaacaacaaagcatGTGTTCTACTTCCAGCATAACCATAATATGATAATACACGTGTTTAAGATGTACTTGGAATATGATATTACTTAAATTTGATAGATATTTTATGCCAAAGTTTGTGCCTAATTGTGTCACATCATATACAACTCGGGGTACACTAATAACAGCCCTGAAATAATGATGACTGCCAAAACAAAACAGACAATATAAACTACAAATGTTCCCTCCCATGCATGAAAAGTCGATTTAATTCAGATTGTTATCTCCGGGATTGCTGAAACATGACATTGAAATGCAGGAGACAAATCACATACCAAAAACAACGAAAGTTGTTCAACTGAGCTCCCAAGTGTAGTTAATTGGCcatagaatcatatctttctgaATCTGAATAGCCATCTAAATAGTAGTTTAAAGGATAGATATGCTATGTAAGTATCTAAATCAACCTCTGATTCATCAACAAACTATATTTATAGCAGTCCTGGACTGCCAATTCAAAGGGAGAGAAATACATGACTCGAGTGACACTAGTCACATCAATGCAGTTGAATAACAAAGGCAAAATACACAAATGAAATCATACCACCCATCTCTGCCAGTCTGCCCTTTGGATGGGAATGGCAAAAAGTCATCAACAACCAATCGGGGATATTGGCTCTGCATAAATTTGAATTTGCAAAACCAATCTCAGATGAGAATTTAGAGCttgaattctaaaaaaaaaccaaaatgaAGCAAGAAACTAAGTGATACAAACCTGGTTAAAGGTATGAATCTCAATGTTTGAGCTCTTGTATTTTTCAACAATCTACAGATAGTTAAATTGTTAGATCTGCAATAATTTATCGCATAATTCCAGCCAGAAGAGttagaaaatttttatataCCTTTTGAGTGTCATCATGAGTGTTGAATGAGTTCATCAACAGCAACGGAACATTGCTTCCATATTTGGCATTGAGGTTCTACAACAATTTATGTTATCAGTGGAAAGTGCACACGAAGTGTATTTATCAGTGGAAAGGACACAAAATAAAGGCCAAGCAAAGAGAGGACCGTAAACTAACCTCAATTTGGATAacaattaaatcaagaaaagtCAGCCCATCACGAACTTCAATGACAGATCTGCATTAcatttatacataaattaagAGTTACATACATGCCATGGAACAATGTGATatgatatattaaaaaatagtttccataatttttctcGTTCACGAATCTATAAACTTTCATGACAATACTAATAATAAAGTGACGAAGTCTAGCTTGAAaggaaattattttttaatttccttcttTTTACTGGTGATTAAATAACCAAGCTGAAAAACCAATCGAAACGCCAGTGATGTTCCAAATTCTAGTCAATAGAGTTTATCAGACTGATCATTGCGATAAGCATCAAAGAAGCACGAACCAGACATTCATTGGCAACATCAGACAGATGATCTTAATCTTTAAATCACATACTGAAAATTCCGCATCTAAAGTAagcataaaaaaatacaaataattacaataaacaagtaaaataataaaatctgaTTCGGCATACTTTGGACCAGTGCAACCCATAGTTGTCCCCAAGCCTCCATTGAGCTTAAGCACCACAAGCTTGTCCAAGAGGCTCTTCACCTCGGAAGAGGCTGCACCAGTTTCAGTTCAGGCAGCAAACACATTGATTAGTCACATCGGATTCAGATAAACCAATCAGACAAAAGAAAAACGCGAAAAAGAAACTTACCTTCAGGAGTTGGCGCTAGACTGTCATAAGGCACAACGACTTCATCCGTAGGCGTCTGGATCTTGCTCCACTCAACATGTTGAGCTTCGCCACTGCGATCCATCGTCATGCATGAAAATCGATCAAGCTAATCAGACTCAAAGTAAAATGAAATTCTCCGCCATAACGTAGCAATTAGCATAGTTCGAGAGTAAAAGACACATGCTGAGTGAATCTAATCATTATCATTaatcatgatttaacattaagtAAGATTCCTGAAATAAGGATCCAGACCTGAGGTAACGAGAGACGAGGTTGATGAAGCCGTTCTTCTCATTCTCACTGCCAAAAAACAAATCAAGTTCCGATTGGAAATCGCGACAAAATTTGGCGCGCAAACAGCGATTTTCACGAGAATACAAAGGAGAAAAGAGATCGAGAGAAAAAGAAGTAAAAGGAAGCAGAAATGCGCTATGAATGGAGTATAGAACCTGATTTGGTTCAATCCGGCAACTGCAGATTTGAGATTGGAGAGCTTGTCGGTATCGGCGGGGCTGAGAGTGGCGGTGGCCATTGgcgaagaagaaggagaagaaagttCCAGAAGAGAGTGTGTTTCTGTGTGTCAGTGATGGGTATAGGGAGAGATGCGAATAAAGGGAGAGAGTGGTGGTGTGGTTATAAGGGAGATGAAAGAGATCGAGGGGTGTGGTGGTGATTTCAGAGGTTGACAGACAAACAACACGTTAATGCTTATTTAGACAGAATATGCACCGGAATATTTAGGGGTGTTCAAATCCAAACCGATCCAAATTAAACCGctcatccaatccaatccaaaccgaaACCGATTAAAACCGCACTAATTTGGATCtgattggattttattttttacaaaccgttggatcggatcggattttGGATCTACTTTTCAAAaccgatccaatccaatccaaactgCACAATgtactataatattattattttattattatatttataattatacttataacatgtttaatttattatatatttttatattattcatgtattattattatttaataaatagtttatgttcaaaatgttatttattatttattttaactaacctataattttatttct includes:
- the LOC130935283 gene encoding UTP--glucose-1-phosphate uridylyltransferase — translated: MATATLSPADTDKLSNLKSAVAGLNQISENEKNGFINLVSRYLSGEAQHVEWSKIQTPTDEVVVPYDSLAPTPEASSEVKSLLDKLVVLKLNGGLGTTMGCTGPKSVIEVRDGLTFLDLIVIQIENLNAKYGSNVPLLLMNSFNTHDDTQKIVEKYKSSNIEIHTFNQSQYPRLVVDDFLPFPSKGQTGRDGWYPPGHGDVFPSLLNSGKLDALLSQGKEYVFVANSDNLGAVVDLKILNHLIQNKNEYCMEVTPKTLADVKGGTLISYEGRVQLLEIAQVPDEHVNEFKSIEKFKIFNTNNLWVNLKAVKRLVEADALKMEIIPNPKEVDGVKVLQLETAAGAAIRFFDKAIGINVPRSRFLPVKATSDLLLVQSDLYTLQDGFVTRNPARANPENPSIELGPEFKKVSNFLNRFKSIPSIVELDSLKVAGDVWFGAGVVLKGKVSIVAKSGVKLEIPDKAVLANKEINGPEDL